The sequence TGATAAAAACTACTGCAAATACAAGTAAAATAATTGCAACAGTTCCACTTATAACGCCTGTAAAATAAAGTGTTGCAATCAGAAAGGCAATAAGTACTCTTATTACACGATCAATTATTCCCATGTTTTTTTTCATATTAATAGATTTTTGTA comes from Bacteroidota bacterium and encodes:
- a CDS encoding DUF2892 domain-containing protein yields the protein MKKNMGIIDRVIRVLIAFLIATLYFTGVISGTVAIILLVFAVVFIITSFLSFCPLYLPFGLSTILKKK